Proteins found in one Carassius auratus strain Wakin chromosome 12, ASM336829v1, whole genome shotgun sequence genomic segment:
- the si:ch211-28p3.4 gene encoding E3 ubiquitin-protein ligase TRIM21: MMKAQKTQDTATNYQEHLKRHRDILVFRMKKLSSKQSDFTIKAAAQKEKIKKKYDDMKRVLDEDLRITLSQLDIETEAMERTVEDSIEKCYHLTQEIDQQLGELSAQMEKDQRQVQEKMSEMEERIMETLKKTDPEFIQMDEFKNEQLLGLTINLLLFIRSQVPVTKKLFQSYAQKVVLDPDSAHPKLIISPEGDSVTYTDTWQDVSENPSRFDNTLNVISRKGFTDVRNYWEVQVTGKTYWELGLTYPNIPRKGGEEDCWLGRGPMSWCIEYLNGDYTAWHNGVPQKLTHVSGITFQRIGIFSSSEGGLVCFLGADTMTPLYSFCAGTFTDLLYQAVCPGHDNQETNRKPLLICDASKSTPFL, encoded by the exons ATGATGAAGGCTCAGAAAACTCAG GACACCGCAACAAACTATCAGGAGCACCTGAAGAGACACAGAGACATTCTGGTTTTCCGAATGAAGAAGCTGTCATCAAAACAATCTGACTTCACT ATCAAGGCTGCAGCTCAAAAAGAgaagattaagaaaaaatatgatgACATGAAGAGGGTTTTGGACGAGGATCTGAGAATTACACTGAGCCAGCTGGATATTGAGACAGAGGCCATGGAGAGAACGGTTGAGGACAGTATTGAGAAGTGCTACCACCTCACGCAAGAAATCGATCAGCAGCTCGGTGAACTGTCTGCACAGATGGAGAAAGATCAACGTCAGGTTCAAGAGAAG ATGTCAGAGATGGAGGAAAG GATAATGGAGACTCTGAAGAAGACAGATCCAGAGTTCATACAGATGGACGAATTTAAGAATGAACAGCTGCTCGGCTTAACCATCAATCTGCTGCTGTTCATACGCTCTCAGGTTCCTGTCACCAAGAAACTCTTCCAAAGCT ACGCACAAAAAGTTGTTCTGGATCCTGACTCCGCTCACCCAAAGCTTATTATTTCCCCTGAGGGCGACTCAGTCACTTACACTGATACCTGGCAGGACGTTTCTGAAAACCCCTCTCGATTTGACAACACCCTGAATGTGATTAGCAGGAAGGGCTTCACAGATGTTCGCAACTACTGGGAGGTGCAGGTTACTGGTAAGACATACTGGGAACTAGGGCTCACATACCCCAACATCCCTAGGAAGGGTGGAGAGGAGGACTGCTGGTTGGGCCGGGGCCCTATGTCCTGGTGCATTGAATATTTAAATGGCGACTACACGGCCTGGCACAATGGCGTTCCCCAAAAGCTTACCCATGTAAGTGGGATAACTTTTCAGCGCATTGGCATATTCTCCAGCTCAGAAGGAGGTTTGGTTTGCTTCTTGGGGGCTGACACCATGACGCCCCTGTACAGTTTTTGTGCAGGGACCTTCACAGACTTACTCTACCAGGCTGTCTGTCCTGGTCACGACAACCAGGAGACCAACAGGAAACCACTGCTTATATGCGATGCTTCGAAATCCACCCCATTCTTGTAA
- the LOC113111581 gene encoding caspase-7-like isoform X2, producing MRLLKNKDGSLQEKEQSSESHYRIVSPTFQYKMSHQRVGKCIIINNKNFDEKTGMNVRSGTDRDAEELSKCFKNLGFDVFIYDDQTCRNMERLLKRVSEEDHSDSSCFACILLSHGEEGMIYGTDGAMPIRSMTSLFKGDMCKSLVGKPKLFFIQACRGSEFDDGVQTDSGPPNDTIETDANPRHKIPVEADFLFAYSTVPGYYSWRNPGRGSWFVQALCNILNEFGKQLEIMQILTRVNYMVATNFESWSEDPRFSEKKQIPCVVSMLTKELYFN from the exons ATGAGACTTCT taAAAATAAGGATGGCAGTTTGCAGGAAAAAGAGCAATCTTCTGAAAGCCATTACAGGATTGTTTCACCAACATTCCAGTATAAGATGAGCCACCAGCGCGTTGGCAAGtgcatcatcatcaacaacaagaACTTTGATGAAAAAACAG GGATGAATGTACGCTCTGGCACTGATCGCGATGCTGAAGAGCTGTCCAAGTGCTTTAAAAACTTGGGCTTTGACGTTTTCATCTACGATGACCAGACCTGCAGGAACATGGAGCGGCTACTTAAACGAG TTTCAGAAGAGGACCACAGCGACAGCTCCTGCTTCGCCTGCATCTTGCTAAGCCACGGCGAGGAGGGCATGATTTACGGCACGGACGGAGCAATGCCCATCAGGAGCATGACCTCGCTCTTCAAAGGAGACATGTGCAAGAGCCTCGTGGGCAAGCCCAAGCTCTTTTTCATCCAG GCTTGTCGGGGTTCCGAGTTTGATGATGGTGTACAAACAGACTCAGGACCGCCCAATGACACGATAGAGACAGATGCCAATCCAAGACACAAGATTCCGGTAGAGGCAGACTTCCTGTTTGCTTATTCAACTGTGCCAG GTTACTACTCCTGGAGGAATCCGGGCCGAGGCTCCTGGTTTGTCCAGGCCCTCTGTAACATTCTTAATGAGTTTGGCAAGCAACTTGAGATCATGCAGATCCTCACTCGGGTCAACTACATGGTGGCCACCAACTTCGAGTCCTGGTCAGAGGACCCCCGTTTTAGTGAGAAGAAACAGATACCTTGTGTGGTGTCCATGTTGACTAAAGAGCTCTACTTCAACTGA